A genomic segment from Diceros bicornis minor isolate mBicDic1 chromosome 5, mDicBic1.mat.cur, whole genome shotgun sequence encodes:
- the LOC131405709 gene encoding granzyme B-like isoform X1 translates to MMQPLLLLLAFLLPPRAKAGQIIGGHETKPHSRPYMAFVQFLANERQYRCGGVLVRKDFVLTAAHCWGSSIDVTLGAHNIQEQEKTQQAIPVSKAIRHQDYNSKNFSNDIMLLKLAREANQTAEVRPLSLPRGKAQVRPGQVCSVAGWGQVYQKGPYSDTLQEVELTIQKDQECESHLRNYYNSTIQLCAGDPKEKKSSFKGDSGGPLLCKNVIQGIVSYGRSDGSPPRAYTKVSSFLPWIKKTMKSL, encoded by the exons ATGATGCAGCCTCTCCTGCTCCTGCTGGCCTTTTTACTGCCCCCCAGGGCAAAGGCAG GGCAGATCATCGGGGGACACGAGACCAAGCCCCACTCCCGCCCCTACATGGCTTTCGTTCAGTTTCTGGCGAATGAGAGACAGTACAGGTGTGGCGGTGTCCTTGTGCGAAAGGACTTTGTTCTGACAGCTGCTCACTGCTGGGGAAG CTCAATCGATGTCACCCTGGGGGCCCACAACATCCAGGAGCAGGAGAAGACTCAGCAGGCCATCCCTGTGAGCAAAGCCATCCGCCATCAGGACTACAATTCTAAGAATTTCTCCAACGACATCATGTTACTAAAG CTGGCGAGAGAGGCCAACCAGACTGCAGAGGTGAGGCCCCTCAGCCTGCCCAGGGGCAAGGCCCAGGTGAGGCCCGGACAGGTGTGCAGTGTGGCCGGCTGGGGGCAAGTCTATCAGAAGGGCCCATACTCAGACACACTGCAGGAGGTGGAGTTGACCATACAGAAGGACCAGGAGTGCGAATCTCACTTACGCAATTATTACAACAGTACCATTCAGCTGTGCGCGGGGGACCCGAAGGAAAAGAAGTCTTCCTTTAAG GGGGACTCCGGGGGCCCTCTCCTGTGTAAGAACGTGATCCAGGGCATTGTCTCCTATGGACGAAGTGACGGGTCACCTCCACGGGCCTACACCAAAGTCTCGAGTTTCCTGCCctggataaagaaaaccatgaaaaGCCTCTAA
- the LOC131405709 gene encoding granzyme B(G,H)-like isoform X2 — translation MYQQLPPGHRPWNDAASPAPAGLFTAPQGKGSSIDVTLGAHNIQEQEKTQQAIPVSKAIRHQDYNSKNFSNDIMLLKLAREANQTAEVRPLSLPRGKAQVRPGQVCSVAGWGQVYQKGPYSDTLQEVELTIQKDQECESHLRNYYNSTIQLCAGDPKEKKSSFKGDSGGPLLCKNVIQGIVSYGRSDGSPPRAYTKVSSFLPWIKKTMKSL, via the exons ATGTACCAGCAGCTCCCACCTGGTCACCGTCCCTGGAATGATGCAGCCTCTCCTGCTCCTGCTGGCCTTTTTACTGCCCCCCAGGGCAAAGGCAG CTCAATCGATGTCACCCTGGGGGCCCACAACATCCAGGAGCAGGAGAAGACTCAGCAGGCCATCCCTGTGAGCAAAGCCATCCGCCATCAGGACTACAATTCTAAGAATTTCTCCAACGACATCATGTTACTAAAG CTGGCGAGAGAGGCCAACCAGACTGCAGAGGTGAGGCCCCTCAGCCTGCCCAGGGGCAAGGCCCAGGTGAGGCCCGGACAGGTGTGCAGTGTGGCCGGCTGGGGGCAAGTCTATCAGAAGGGCCCATACTCAGACACACTGCAGGAGGTGGAGTTGACCATACAGAAGGACCAGGAGTGCGAATCTCACTTACGCAATTATTACAACAGTACCATTCAGCTGTGCGCGGGGGACCCGAAGGAAAAGAAGTCTTCCTTTAAG GGGGACTCCGGGGGCCCTCTCCTGTGTAAGAACGTGATCCAGGGCATTGTCTCCTATGGACGAAGTGACGGGTCACCTCCACGGGCCTACACCAAAGTCTCGAGTTTCCTGCCctggataaagaaaaccatgaaaaGCCTCTAA